From a single Apium graveolens cultivar Ventura chromosome 2, ASM990537v1, whole genome shotgun sequence genomic region:
- the LOC141708661 gene encoding uncharacterized protein LOC141708661 isoform X1: MASRVSFSHSIDDSLFSLEIHVLTLYVSVLLLISIWLLLSCSLVYIVLLSCSSSLTWCNSNSRCKLKTLCLWFTGYELSILLLQFYGASSFGLELMCGNWLVNQPLSYSTRFLFYLLVASKGHLLSDGIIRQGYCCIIWGHTLGKAHVDRSGFDGAWTKEPLK, from the exons ATGGCGAGTAGGGTCTCTTTCTCCCATTCAATTGATGACAGTCTCTTTTCTCTGGAAATTCATGTCCTCACTTTATACGTATCTGTGCTGCTCCTCATTAGCATTTGGTTGCTTCTCTCTTGTTCTCTAGTTTACATCGTGCTTCTCTCATGTTCTTCTTCTTTGACTTGGTGTAATTCAAACTCTCGGTGCAAATTAAAAACTCTATGTCTTTGGTTTACGGGATATGAATTATCAATTTTACTTCTTCAATTCTATG GTGCTTCAAGTTTTGGATTGGAGCTTATGTGTGGGAATTGGCTTGTTAATCAACCACTAAGTTATAGTACCCGCTTCTTATTTTACTT GCTCGTCGCATCTAAAGGACATCTTTTATCGGATGGGATTATCAGACAAGGATATTGTTGCATTATATGGGGGCATACGCTG GGAAAAGCACATGTTGACAGATCAGGCTTTGATGGAGCTTGGACAAAGGAGCCACTCAAGTAG
- the LOC141708661 gene encoding uncharacterized protein LOC141708661 isoform X2, which translates to MASRVSFSHSIDDSLFSLEIHVLTLYVSVLLLISIWLLLSCSLVYIVLLSCSSSLTWCASSFGLELMCGNWLVNQPLSYSTRFLFYLLVASKGHLLSDGIIRQGYCCIIWGHTLGKAHVDRSGFDGAWTKEPLK; encoded by the exons ATGGCGAGTAGGGTCTCTTTCTCCCATTCAATTGATGACAGTCTCTTTTCTCTGGAAATTCATGTCCTCACTTTATACGTATCTGTGCTGCTCCTCATTAGCATTTGGTTGCTTCTCTCTTGTTCTCTAGTTTACATCGTGCTTCTCTCATGTTCTTCTTCTTTGACTTGGT GTGCTTCAAGTTTTGGATTGGAGCTTATGTGTGGGAATTGGCTTGTTAATCAACCACTAAGTTATAGTACCCGCTTCTTATTTTACTT GCTCGTCGCATCTAAAGGACATCTTTTATCGGATGGGATTATCAGACAAGGATATTGTTGCATTATATGGGGGCATACGCTG GGAAAAGCACATGTTGACAGATCAGGCTTTGATGGAGCTTGGACAAAGGAGCCACTCAAGTAG